CCCGCACAGTCGGCGGTCCACCCACGGGTGACCCTTCACTGCGCGGGGCTCGTCTCCGCGGGTCCGGCTCAGCGGCCCTGCGGGGTCAGCCCCAGTTCGCGGCGTCCGTGACGCAGAAGGGGTGGCCGGCCGGATCCAGCAGCACGGTCCAGGTCTCGCCGGGCTGGTGGTCGGGGCGGGTCGCCCCGAGGGCCACGCAGCGCGCCGCGGCGGCGGCGACGTCCTCGGCCGCCAGATCGAGGTGGTACTGCTTGCGGCCGGTGTCCGGCCACCGAGGAGCGGTGTAGTCCTCGACCGTTCCGATGCCGAGGTTCACTCCGCCGGGGCCGGCGAGCATGACGACGCCGTCGCCCTCATAGGCCACGGGCCAGCCGAGGACGGCCTGGTAGAAGGTGCCGAGCGCCGCGGCGTCCGGTGCGTCGAGGGTGATCATGGCGAGGCGTGCGACGGGTGCGTTCTGCGTGTCCATGGTGTGAGGATGCCCGCATGGCGGTCACCCCGGCTTGGAGAAACGCGACACCGGAGCACATGTTCGGCCGCGTGCTGCGGCCCGACGAGTTCCACACGCGCGCCCGGTATGCGAGCGCCGCGCCGGCCCCCGAGCTGGCCCCGTGGGTCGAGCGGTACTGGTCGGTCTGCTTCGACCTCGACGACGGCGAGGCCTTCCGGACCGCCACCCTGGACGACCCCGGGGTGCACCTCACCGTGGAGCGCGGCGGAGTCCACCGGACGG
This sequence is a window from Micrococcus porci. Protein-coding genes within it:
- a CDS encoding VOC family protein, translated to MDTQNAPVARLAMITLDAPDAAALGTFYQAVLGWPVAYEGDGVVMLAGPGGVNLGIGTVEDYTAPRWPDTGRKQYHLDLAAEDVAAAAARCVALGATRPDHQPGETWTVLLDPAGHPFCVTDAANWG